One window of Nostoc sp. C052 genomic DNA carries:
- the grpE gene encoding nucleotide exchange factor GrpE: MIDENKQINNTSQQLGEPTEVKQAMMSDSPAQINFNESGSEVTEQMAAQTGDTATINPDNSFAATEKTEVDRAALAELTQQIESLKTQLEERSTQYMRIAADFENYRKRTSKEKEDLELQVKRNTILELLPVVDNFERARSHLKPQSDGEMTMHKSYQGVYKQLVDSLKRLGVSPMRPENQEFDPNLHEAVMREPTDEHPEGTVLEELVRGYYLGDRVLRHAMVKVAAPKEDSPATPEDQSSQAFS; the protein is encoded by the coding sequence ATGATCGATGAAAATAAACAGATAAACAATACAAGCCAGCAATTGGGTGAACCAACAGAGGTAAAGCAAGCAATGATGAGTGACTCCCCAGCCCAAATTAATTTCAATGAATCTGGTAGTGAGGTGACAGAGCAAATGGCAGCCCAAACAGGAGATACGGCTACTATCAATCCAGACAATAGCTTCGCTGCAACCGAGAAAACTGAAGTGGACAGGGCAGCTTTGGCAGAACTGACTCAACAAATCGAGTCCCTCAAAACGCAGCTAGAAGAACGTAGTACTCAATATATGCGGATTGCCGCTGATTTTGAGAATTACCGGAAACGCACTAGTAAAGAAAAAGAAGACTTAGAATTGCAGGTGAAGCGGAATACGATTTTGGAATTGCTGCCAGTGGTCGATAATTTTGAGCGGGCGCGATCGCACCTCAAACCGCAATCTGATGGCGAAATGACCATGCACAAAAGTTACCAAGGCGTTTACAAACAATTAGTAGATAGCCTGAAGCGCTTGGGTGTATCACCAATGCGTCCCGAAAATCAAGAATTTGATCCTAACCTGCACGAGGCAGTAATGCGCGAACCTACGGATGAACATCCTGAAGGAACAGTGTTAGAAGAGTTAGTGCGCGGATACTACTTGGGCGATCGCGTGCTACGCCATGCAATGGTCAAAGTAGCTGCTCCCAAGGAAGATAGCCCTGCTACACCAGAAGATCAGTCGAGTCAAGCCTTCAGTTAA
- a CDS encoding 2-hydroxyacid dehydrogenase, producing MKVAVFSTKAYDRQFLSAANSPTQHELVFFEPRLNRDTAILATGFPAVCVFVHDQVDAPTLELLASGGTGLIVLRCAGFNNVDLQAAADLGITVVRVPAYSPYGVAEHAVGLILSLNRKIHRAYNRVRESNFSLDGLLGFNLYDRTVGIVGTGKIGLILGQIMKGFGCHLLAFDVYRNPELEALGGKYVELPELFANSDIISLHCPLIPETHHLINTEAIEQIKPGVMLINTSRGALIDTLAVIEGLKSGKIGYLGVDVYEQESELFFEDLSGEIIQDDIFQRLTTFPNVLITGHQAFFTAEALYNIAETTFANITDVEQGRPCANEIRI from the coding sequence ATGAAAGTAGCAGTTTTCAGTACAAAAGCCTACGATCGGCAGTTTTTGTCAGCTGCAAATTCTCCCACCCAACACGAATTAGTGTTTTTTGAACCCCGCTTAAATCGGGATACGGCTATCCTTGCTACCGGATTTCCGGCGGTTTGCGTGTTTGTACACGATCAGGTAGATGCTCCAACTTTAGAGCTTCTCGCTTCAGGGGGAACTGGCTTGATTGTCCTTCGCTGTGCAGGGTTTAACAATGTAGACTTGCAAGCCGCAGCAGATTTAGGAATTACTGTTGTGCGTGTTCCTGCCTATTCACCTTATGGGGTAGCAGAACATGCCGTAGGATTGATTTTGAGCTTAAATCGCAAAATTCATCGTGCTTATAACCGTGTCCGAGAAAGCAATTTTTCCCTAGATGGACTGTTGGGATTTAACTTGTACGATCGCACAGTGGGAATTGTCGGTACTGGCAAAATCGGTCTGATTTTAGGACAGATTATGAAGGGATTTGGCTGTCACCTACTAGCATTCGACGTTTATCGCAATCCAGAATTGGAGGCGCTAGGTGGAAAGTATGTAGAACTACCTGAACTATTTGCCAATTCTGATATTATCTCTCTGCATTGCCCCCTGATTCCCGAAACGCATCACTTGATTAATACTGAGGCAATAGAACAGATTAAGCCAGGTGTGATGCTAATTAATACTAGCCGAGGAGCGCTGATTGATACCCTTGCAGTGATTGAGGGATTGAAGTCTGGTAAGATTGGCTATCTTGGCGTGGATGTCTACGAGCAAGAATCGGAATTGTTCTTCGAGGATTTGTCTGGCGAAATTATTCAAGATGATATTTTCCAACGTCTGACAACGTTCCCCAATGTACTCATTACTGGACATCAAGCCTTTTTTACAGCAGAAGCTCTCTACAATATTGCAGAAACAACTTTTGCTAATATTACTGATGTTGAACAGGGTCGTCCTTGTGCAAATGAAATTCGCATCTAA
- a CDS encoding sulfurtransferase TusA family protein, whose amino-acid sequence MKPSSVSTPDAQLDLRGTPCPINFVRTKLRLEKMPLGGLLEVWLDPGEPIEQVPDSLTMAGYQVEQITDCTSYFSLLVRRPVASQ is encoded by the coding sequence ATGAAGCCCTCTTCTGTTTCAACTCCCGATGCTCAACTTGATTTACGCGGCACCCCTTGCCCGATTAATTTCGTGCGGACAAAATTACGTCTGGAGAAAATGCCATTGGGAGGTTTACTAGAAGTCTGGCTAGATCCAGGTGAGCCAATTGAACAGGTTCCTGATAGTTTGACAATGGCAGGTTATCAGGTGGAACAAATTACAGACTGCACTAGTTATTTTTCTCTGCTAGTGCGTCGTCCAGTTGCTAGCCAATGA
- a CDS encoding type IV pilus twitching motility protein PilT, translating into MEMMIEDLMEQLIEMGGSDMHLSAGLPPYFRISGKLTPIGEHVLTADQCQRLIFSMLNNTQRKTLEQNWELDCSYGVKGLARFRVNVYKERGSYAACLRALSSKIPNFEKLGLPDIVREMTDKPRGLILVTGPTGSGKTTTLAAMIDLINRTKAEHILTVEDPIEFVYEPIKSLVHQRQLGEDTKSFANALKAALREDPDIVLVGEMRDLETISLAISAAETGHLVFGTLHTSSAAQTVDRIIDVFPHERQTQVRVQLSNSLVAVFSQTLVSKKNPKPGEYGRVMAQEILIVTPAISNLIREGKTSQIYSAIQTGGKLGMQTLEKVLADFYKAGTISFEAAMSKTSKPDEIQRLIGTSVPPQAAGAKSGAAAKAH; encoded by the coding sequence ATGGAAATGATGATTGAAGACTTGATGGAGCAGTTGATTGAAATGGGTGGTTCGGATATGCATTTATCCGCAGGTTTACCTCCCTACTTCCGCATCAGTGGCAAACTCACCCCCATAGGTGAACATGTATTAACAGCCGATCAGTGTCAAAGGCTAATTTTTAGTATGCTTAACAACACCCAGCGTAAAACCTTAGAGCAGAACTGGGAGTTGGATTGTTCTTATGGTGTTAAAGGTTTAGCTCGCTTTCGGGTCAATGTCTATAAAGAACGTGGTTCTTATGCTGCTTGTTTACGGGCATTAAGTTCTAAGATTCCTAACTTTGAAAAATTAGGTTTGCCAGATATTGTAAGGGAAATGACAGATAAGCCCAGAGGGCTAATTCTGGTGACAGGCCCTACAGGTTCCGGCAAGACAACGACCCTAGCGGCAATGATTGACTTGATTAACCGCACCAAAGCAGAGCATATTTTGACGGTGGAAGACCCAATTGAATTTGTCTACGAACCAATTAAAAGTTTGGTTCACCAACGACAACTAGGTGAAGATACTAAAAGTTTTGCCAATGCTTTGAAAGCAGCTTTGCGGGAAGATCCAGATATTGTTCTGGTAGGAGAAATGCGCGATTTAGAAACAATTTCTTTGGCGATTTCCGCAGCAGAAACAGGACACTTAGTATTTGGCACGCTACACACCAGTTCCGCGGCACAAACGGTTGACCGGATTATTGACGTTTTCCCCCATGAAAGACAAACCCAGGTGCGGGTGCAGTTGTCTAACTCTTTAGTGGCAGTATTTAGCCAAACCTTGGTTTCCAAGAAAAACCCTAAACCCGGTGAATATGGTCGGGTAATGGCTCAAGAAATTCTGATTGTTACTCCTGCTATTTCTAACTTGATTCGAGAAGGCAAAACATCTCAAATTTACTCAGCTATTCAAACTGGTGGCAAATTGGGAATGCAAACTCTAGAGAAGGTTTTAGCCGATTTTTACAAAGCAGGAACCATTTCCTTTGAAGCGGCGATGTCTAAGACTTCTAAACCAGATGAAATCCAACGTCTCATCGGTACTTCTGTACCACCACAAGCAGCAGGTGCGAAATCAGGTGCGGCTGCCAAAGCGCATTAA
- a CDS encoding GspE/PulE family protein, with translation MNSSPQRRSTALTTRTEFSPFGNKLVQSGYVNTEQMRQALIESRKSGRPLTEVLESITGQQLSPELLRQYKKQQLFELKILYGVEFLDPEVNSVGNTMMGNLIETLIPIDICRRHRLVPLSKHEDQTPPSVLVAMVAPDNLEASDDLNRILRPQGLALQRMVITQEDYQQLINQYLDEMAVKQKHLEQEKFTDINQDLENLGNLDLSDAPEEMEADLGAAMKGAEDAPVINLVNRILAKALHEGVSDIHIEPQEENLRIRFRKDGVLKEAFDPLPKKIIPAVTARFKIISNLDIAERRLPQDGRIRRLFEGRKVDFRVNTLPSRYGEKVVLRILDNSSTQLGLDKLITDPETLHIVQDMVSRPFGLILVTGPTGSGKTTSLYSALSEKNDPGINISTVEDPIEYSLPGITQVQVIREKGLDFATALRAFLRQDPDVLLVGETRDKETAKTAIEAALTGHLVLTTLHTNDAPGAIARLGEMGIEPFMVSSSLIGVLAQRLVRRVCSECRIPYTPTTEELARYGLSASSDVGVTFYKANTLTLDAIAEAKAKNQLCPKCNGGGYKGRCGVYEVMRVTENLQTLINEDAPTERIKEVAIEEGMKTLLAYSLDLVRLGSTTLEEVERVTFTDTGLEAELKAKRKTGLTCRSCQATLKQEWLDCPYCMTARF, from the coding sequence ATGAACTCGTCACCACAACGGCGCAGTACCGCTCTAACTACCAGAACAGAGTTTTCGCCTTTTGGCAACAAGCTAGTGCAATCTGGCTATGTCAATACCGAACAGATGAGGCAGGCACTAATTGAAAGCCGCAAATCTGGCAGACCCTTAACGGAAGTACTAGAGTCAATCACTGGGCAACAACTATCGCCTGAGTTGCTCAGGCAATATAAAAAACAGCAGCTATTTGAACTTAAAATCCTATACGGAGTTGAATTCCTCGATCCTGAAGTCAACTCCGTTGGCAATACGATGATGGGGAATCTGATTGAAACCCTAATCCCAATCGATATCTGTCGTCGCCATCGTTTAGTACCACTGTCGAAACACGAAGACCAAACCCCACCCTCAGTTTTAGTGGCAATGGTCGCTCCAGATAATCTAGAGGCTTCTGATGACCTGAACCGCATCTTGCGCCCCCAAGGTTTGGCCTTGCAGCGGATGGTGATTACCCAGGAAGACTACCAACAGCTAATCAACCAATACTTGGATGAAATGGCTGTTAAGCAGAAGCACCTGGAACAAGAAAAGTTTACAGATATTAATCAGGATTTAGAAAATCTCGGAAATCTCGATCTTTCCGACGCTCCAGAAGAAATGGAGGCTGATCTAGGGGCAGCGATGAAGGGTGCAGAGGATGCCCCAGTCATCAACCTAGTTAATAGAATTCTGGCTAAAGCCTTGCATGAGGGCGTTTCTGACATTCATATCGAACCGCAAGAAGAAAATTTACGCATTCGCTTTCGGAAGGATGGCGTACTGAAGGAAGCTTTCGATCCCCTACCGAAAAAAATTATTCCGGCGGTGACAGCCCGATTTAAAATCATCTCCAATCTAGACATTGCGGAACGCCGTCTACCCCAAGATGGACGTATCCGACGGCTGTTTGAGGGACGCAAAGTAGATTTCCGGGTGAATACCTTGCCCAGTCGCTACGGGGAAAAAGTGGTGCTGCGGATTTTGGATAATTCCTCCACCCAACTGGGATTAGATAAGTTAATTACCGATCCAGAGACTTTACATATTGTCCAGGATATGGTTAGCCGTCCTTTCGGTCTAATTTTGGTAACTGGGCCAACTGGTTCTGGGAAAACAACCTCGCTGTATTCTGCACTATCAGAAAAGAATGATCCCGGAATTAATATCAGTACTGTAGAAGACCCAATTGAGTATAGTCTTCCAGGGATTACTCAAGTACAGGTGATTCGGGAAAAAGGGCTGGATTTTGCTACCGCGTTGCGGGCTTTCTTACGTCAAGATCCAGATGTGCTGCTGGTGGGTGAAACGCGGGATAAGGAAACGGCAAAAACAGCGATTGAAGCTGCCTTGACTGGTCACTTAGTATTAACTACCTTACATACCAATGATGCCCCAGGCGCGATCGCACGTCTGGGAGAAATGGGGATTGAGCCTTTCATGGTTTCTAGTTCCCTAATTGGCGTTCTAGCTCAACGTCTGGTGCGGCGTGTCTGTTCTGAATGTCGTATTCCCTACACTCCTACAACCGAGGAACTAGCTCGTTATGGTCTATCAGCTTCCTCTGATGTGGGAGTCACCTTCTATAAGGCTAACACCTTGACATTAGATGCGATCGCCGAAGCCAAAGCCAAAAATCAGCTTTGCCCAAAATGTAATGGCGGCGGCTACAAAGGGCGTTGTGGTGTTTATGAAGTTATGCGAGTCACCGAAAATCTCCAAACTCTCATTAACGAAGATGCACCCACAGAACGCATTAAGGAAGTGGCAATAGAAGAGGGGATGAAAACCTTGCTGGCTTACAGTTTAGATTTAGTGCGCCTTGGTTCTACCACCCTAGAAGAAGTAGAACGGGTGACGTTTACTGATACTGGTTTGGAAGCTGAATTAAAAGCCAAACGCAAGACTGGACTTACCTGCCGGAGTTGCCAGGCCACATTGAAACAAGAATGGTTGGATTGTCCTTACTGTATGACAGCTCGGTTTTAA
- the dnaK gene encoding molecular chaperone DnaK — protein sequence MGKVIGIDLGTTNSCVAVLEGGQPLVISNSEGGRTTPSIVGFGKSGDRLVGQLAKRQAVTNAENTIYSIKRFIGRRWEDTEVERDRVPYNCVKGRDETVDVQIRSKNYTPQELSAMILQKLKQDAENFLGEEVTQAVITVPAYFTDAQRQATKDAGTIAGLEVLRIINEPTAAALAFGLEKQDQEQLILVFDLGGGTFDVSILQLGDGVFEVKATCGNNHLGGDDFDNAIVLWMMERFQQQEKIDLSQDKMALQRLREAAEKAKIELSSMVNTSINLPFITADDTGPKHLEMELSRSKFEELAAKLIEATIEPLIQSLKDADLKPQNIDRIILVGGSTRIPAVQNALIKFFNGKAPDRSINPDEAVALGAAIQAGVLGGEVDNLLLLDVTPLSLGIETLGEVFTKIIERNTTIPTSRSQVFSTAVDGQTSVEIHILQGERAMSRDNKSLGKFLLAGIPPSPRGVPQIEVSFEIDVNGILKVSAQDKGTGREQSIRITNTGGLSTNEVERMRQEAELFAEEDRRRKELVELKNQADNLLFSYESTIKDNSSFIGDQIKTLASEKVSQLQAAMIDSSISTVEFKQRLDDFQQTLFAIGADVYNRANSQSDEIEKDSASLFTPEVDSPMNGTLIPQFNFDFDEESTAQADYEAID from the coding sequence ATGGGAAAAGTTATTGGGATTGACTTAGGCACTACTAACAGTTGCGTCGCAGTTTTGGAGGGCGGTCAACCACTGGTGATCTCCAATTCTGAAGGTGGACGAACTACTCCAAGTATTGTGGGATTTGGGAAAAGTGGCGATCGCTTGGTTGGTCAATTGGCAAAGCGCCAAGCCGTAACCAATGCTGAGAACACAATTTACAGTATTAAACGATTTATCGGGCGGCGTTGGGAAGACACGGAAGTAGAACGCGATCGCGTTCCCTACAACTGTGTCAAAGGTCGAGATGAGACTGTTGATGTCCAAATTCGCTCAAAAAACTACACGCCACAAGAATTATCGGCCATGATCCTGCAAAAGCTCAAGCAGGATGCCGAAAACTTCTTGGGTGAGGAAGTCACTCAAGCAGTGATCACCGTACCCGCATATTTCACAGATGCCCAAAGACAAGCAACTAAAGATGCTGGTACGATTGCTGGATTAGAAGTACTGCGAATAATCAATGAGCCAACAGCTGCGGCTTTAGCTTTTGGATTGGAAAAGCAAGACCAAGAGCAGCTAATTTTAGTATTTGACTTGGGAGGCGGTACTTTCGACGTATCGATCCTACAACTTGGGGATGGCGTTTTTGAAGTTAAGGCGACTTGTGGTAATAACCACTTAGGTGGAGACGACTTTGATAATGCGATCGTCCTTTGGATGATGGAACGCTTTCAGCAACAAGAAAAAATCGACCTTTCCCAAGACAAAATGGCGCTGCAACGCCTGCGGGAAGCAGCGGAAAAGGCAAAAATTGAACTCTCCAGTATGGTGAATACCTCCATCAATTTGCCCTTCATCACAGCTGATGACACCGGGCCAAAGCATCTGGAAATGGAACTCAGTCGTTCTAAATTTGAAGAACTGGCCGCGAAATTAATTGAAGCGACCATCGAACCACTGATCCAATCGCTCAAGGATGCCGATCTTAAACCACAAAACATAGATCGGATTATTTTGGTAGGTGGTTCTACGCGCATTCCCGCAGTTCAAAACGCGCTAATTAAGTTTTTCAACGGCAAAGCTCCCGATCGCTCCATCAACCCTGACGAGGCCGTAGCATTAGGAGCGGCTATCCAAGCAGGTGTCTTGGGTGGCGAAGTCGATAATCTCTTGCTCTTGGATGTTACCCCTCTGTCCTTGGGGATTGAAACTTTGGGTGAAGTATTCACCAAAATCATTGAACGCAACACCACAATTCCTACAAGTCGGTCACAAGTTTTTTCCACCGCCGTTGATGGGCAAACCTCAGTAGAAATTCACATCCTCCAAGGTGAACGGGCAATGTCACGAGATAACAAGAGTCTCGGCAAGTTTTTGCTCGCAGGAATACCTCCATCGCCCCGTGGTGTGCCACAAATTGAAGTATCCTTTGAAATCGATGTCAACGGCATCCTGAAGGTTTCTGCTCAAGATAAAGGTACTGGTAGAGAACAGAGTATCAGGATTACCAATACAGGTGGTTTGAGTACCAACGAAGTTGAACGGATGCGCCAAGAGGCAGAACTGTTTGCTGAAGAAGATAGAAGACGTAAAGAACTGGTTGAACTCAAAAACCAAGCAGATAATTTGTTGTTCAGTTACGAATCCACCATCAAAGATAACAGCAGCTTTATCGGCGACCAGATAAAAACCTTAGCCAGTGAAAAGGTTTCCCAACTCCAAGCGGCAATGATTGACTCTAGTATTTCCACTGTGGAATTTAAGCAGCGCTTAGACGACTTCCAACAAACCCTGTTTGCAATTGGTGCCGATGTCTACAACCGAGCTAACAGCCAAAGTGATGAGATTGAGAAGGATTCAGCTAGTCTTTTTACGCCAGAAGTAGATTCACCAATGAACGGTACACTAATACCACAATTCAACTTTGATTTTGACGAAGAAAGTACTGCACAAGCTGATTATGAGGCGATAGATTAG
- the rsgA gene encoding small ribosomal subunit biogenesis GTPase RsgA, whose translation MTGKNFAATGQLLGTVVAVQANFYRVQLDQEDGEQGSRGAEEKLDLNASLLLCTRRTRLKKIGQQVMVGDRVVVEEPDWSGGRGAIAEVLPRQSELDRPAIANVNQILLVFAVADPPLEPYQLSRFLIKAESTDLDVLLCLNKSDLISPQEQQQVSDRLLGWGYQPIFISVKDGINTEQAARYLSNKITVIAGPSGVGKSSLINTLIDSAKLRVGEVSGKLARGRHTTRHIELFELPKGGLLADTPGFNQPDMDCIPEELIHYFPEARKRLAVASCRFSDCLHRDEPECAVRGDWERYEHYLEFLDAAIAHQTQLHEQADPESTMKLKSKSKGKGQSQYEPKLESKKYRRISRKTQLQDLQELYRDEE comes from the coding sequence ATGACAGGGAAAAATTTTGCCGCAACTGGACAGTTATTGGGTACGGTGGTGGCTGTACAGGCTAATTTTTACCGAGTACAGCTGGATCAAGAGGATGGGGAGCAGGGGAGCAGGGGAGCAGAGGAGAAACTAGATTTAAATGCCTCCCTCCTCCTCTGTACTCGTCGAACCCGCCTGAAAAAAATTGGACAACAGGTGATGGTGGGCGATCGCGTTGTCGTAGAAGAGCCAGATTGGTCTGGGGGACGGGGTGCGATCGCTGAGGTTTTACCCCGCCAAAGTGAGTTAGATCGTCCGGCGATCGCCAATGTCAACCAAATTCTATTGGTATTTGCTGTAGCCGATCCGCCTTTGGAACCTTATCAGCTGAGTCGGTTTCTAATTAAAGCTGAGTCTACTGATTTAGATGTGCTTTTATGCTTGAATAAAAGTGATTTAATTTCACCGCAGGAACAGCAACAAGTTAGCGATCGCCTCCTTGGTTGGGGCTATCAACCAATATTTATCAGTGTTAAAGATGGTATAAATACTGAGCAAGCCGCCAGATATTTGAGCAATAAAATTACTGTCATTGCTGGGCCTTCTGGCGTGGGTAAATCCAGCCTGATTAATACGCTGATTGACTCTGCCAAGCTGCGAGTCGGAGAAGTTTCTGGTAAATTAGCACGTGGTCGTCATACCACTCGCCATATAGAATTATTTGAGTTACCTAAGGGTGGTTTACTGGCAGATACTCCCGGCTTTAATCAGCCGGATATGGATTGTATACCAGAAGAATTAATCCATTATTTCCCAGAAGCCAGAAAGCGGTTAGCAGTTGCTAGCTGTCGGTTTAGTGATTGTCTACATCGAGACGAACCTGAGTGTGCGGTGCGGGGAGACTGGGAACGATATGAACATTATTTAGAATTTTTGGACGCGGCGATCGCTCATCAAACACAGCTACACGAACAAGCCGATCCAGAATCTACCATGAAGTTAAAAAGCAAAAGCAAAGGCAAAGGGCAGAGTCAATACGAACCCAAGCTAGAAAGTAAAAAATATCGCCGGATTTCTCGGAAGACTCAGTTACAAGACTTGCAAGAATTATATCGGGATGAAGAATAA
- the dnaJ gene encoding molecular chaperone DnaJ — MARDYYEILGVSRDTDKEEIKQAYRRLARKYHPDVNKEPGAEDRFKEINRAYEVLSEPETRARYDRFGPEGVSGAAGAGFQDVGDMGGFADIFESIFSGFAGGMGNPTQQRRRSGPARGDDLRLDLKLDFREAVFGGEKEIRISHLENCEVCSGSGAKPGTRPRTCSTCSGSGQVRRVTRTPFGSFTQVSTCPTCNGTGMVIEDKCDACDGKGANQVTKKLKITIPAGVDNGTRLRISSEGDAGQRGGPPGDLYVYLFVNEDEEFQRDGINILSEIKVSYLQAILGCRLEVDTVDGPVELIIPAGTQPNTVMKLENRGVPRLGNPVSRGDHMLNVLIDIPNKVTPEERELLEKLAKIKGDRTGKGGLEGFLGNLFK; from the coding sequence ATGGCCCGCGACTATTATGAAATCCTGGGTGTCTCTCGTGACACCGACAAAGAAGAAATCAAACAAGCCTATCGCCGTTTAGCCCGGAAGTATCACCCAGATGTGAACAAAGAACCGGGAGCGGAGGATCGCTTTAAAGAAATTAACCGCGCCTACGAGGTACTCTCGGAACCAGAAACCCGCGCTCGTTACGATCGCTTTGGCCCTGAGGGTGTGTCTGGTGCTGCCGGCGCGGGCTTTCAAGATGTCGGTGATATGGGTGGCTTTGCCGATATCTTTGAAAGCATTTTTAGTGGCTTTGCTGGCGGTATGGGTAATCCCACGCAACAAAGACGACGCAGTGGGCCTGCGAGGGGCGATGATCTGCGGCTAGACCTGAAGTTAGACTTTCGGGAAGCAGTATTTGGCGGCGAAAAAGAAATTCGCATTTCCCATCTAGAAAATTGTGAAGTCTGTAGCGGTTCTGGTGCTAAACCTGGAACCCGGCCTCGCACTTGTTCGACTTGTAGCGGATCGGGTCAAGTACGCCGTGTGACTAGAACACCTTTTGGCAGTTTCACCCAAGTCTCAACTTGTCCCACCTGTAATGGAACCGGGATGGTAATTGAAGATAAGTGTGATGCCTGTGATGGTAAGGGCGCAAATCAAGTCACAAAGAAACTCAAAATTACCATTCCAGCAGGGGTGGATAATGGCACTCGCCTACGAATTTCTAGTGAAGGTGATGCCGGTCAACGTGGTGGTCCTCCTGGGGATTTGTACGTTTACTTGTTCGTAAATGAGGACGAAGAATTCCAACGGGATGGCATTAATATTCTCTCGGAAATCAAAGTTAGCTACCTACAAGCGATTTTAGGTTGTCGGTTAGAGGTAGATACAGTAGATGGGCCGGTAGAACTGATTATTCCAGCCGGAACTCAGCCGAATACGGTGATGAAGTTGGAAAATCGCGGCGTACCCCGCTTGGGTAATCCCGTCAGTCGTGGGGATCACATGCTGAACGTATTAATTGATATTCCCAATAAAGTCACCCCAGAGGAGAGGGAACTATTGGAAAAACTGGCTAAAATTAAGGGCGATCGCACTGGTAAAGGTGGTCTAGAAGGATTCTTGGGAAATTTATTTAAGTGA